A genomic segment from Juglans regia cultivar Chandler chromosome 14, Walnut 2.0, whole genome shotgun sequence encodes:
- the LOC108989662 gene encoding dof zinc finger protein DOF2.1-like isoform X1 produces the protein MDPSSEQHQEMPAHMLENMMVCLKAQPDQRKPRPQPEQALKCPRCDSTNTKFCYYNNYSLSQPRYFCKSCRRYWTKGGTLRNVPVGGGCRKNKRSSSSSSKRSQDQPLTPNTNPLGSLPSLSYDSPNDLSLAFARLQKQSCGHELGFDDHEFQMGNAAATHFDLLGNPAGMNGSANTTPPGFLGSLRNGFLDSQNIFPNFYYGYNDNVNMGEADNGTGGGVVGVSGEMALPYEEMSNAATTTAVTVTTMKQEFCNGRSENDQNRVLWGFPWQLNGNGNMADLDSGRESWNNGAAPSWHGLINSPLL, from the exons ATGGATCCTTCAAGTGAACAACACCAG GAAATGCCTGCCCATATGCTGGAAAACATGATGGTATGCTTAAAAGCACAGCCTGATCAGAGGAAACCAAGGCCTCAACCAGAGCAAGCTCTAAAATGTCCAAGATGTGACTCCACCAACACCAAGTTCTGTTACTACAACAACTACAGCCTCTCTCAGCCAAGATACTTCTGCAAGTCATGCAGAAGATACTGGACCAAAGGAGGAACATTGAGGAATGTCCCAGTTGGAGGAGGCTGCAGGAAGAACAAAAGATCATCATCTTCGTCATCAAAGCGGAGCCAAGATCAACCACTCACACCCAACACCAACCCACTGGGGAGCCTCCCATCCCTATCTTATGACTCTCCCAATGATCTCAGTCTTGCATTTGCTAGGCTCCAAAAACAGTCATGTGGGCATGAGTTGGGTTTCGATGACCATGAGTTCCAAATGGGAAATGCTGCCGCCACCCATTTTGATTTACTAGGAAACCCTGCAGGAATGAATGGCTCTGCAAACACGACTCCTCCTGGTTTTCTTGGTTCTCTTAGGAATGGCTTTCTTGATAGCCAGAATATTTTCCCTAATTTCTATTATGGGTATAATGATAATGTGAACATGGGAGAGGCTGACAATGGTACTGGTGGAGGTGTTGTTGGGGTTAGTGGAGAAATGGCTCTGCCATACGAAGAAATGAGCAATGCAGCAACAACAACGGCTGTGACGGTGACAACCATGAAGCAAGAATTTTGTAATGGCAGATCAGAAAATGATCAGAATCGGGTTTTGTGGGGCTTCCCTTGGCAGCTCAATGGGAATGGAAACATGGCTGATCTTGATTCCGGAAGAGAAAGCTGGAATAATGGAGCGGCTCCATCTTGGCATGGCCTCATTAACAGCCCTCTATTGTAG
- the LOC108989662 gene encoding dof zinc finger protein DOF2.1-like isoform X2, protein MPAHMLENMMVCLKAQPDQRKPRPQPEQALKCPRCDSTNTKFCYYNNYSLSQPRYFCKSCRRYWTKGGTLRNVPVGGGCRKNKRSSSSSSKRSQDQPLTPNTNPLGSLPSLSYDSPNDLSLAFARLQKQSCGHELGFDDHEFQMGNAAATHFDLLGNPAGMNGSANTTPPGFLGSLRNGFLDSQNIFPNFYYGYNDNVNMGEADNGTGGGVVGVSGEMALPYEEMSNAATTTAVTVTTMKQEFCNGRSENDQNRVLWGFPWQLNGNGNMADLDSGRESWNNGAAPSWHGLINSPLL, encoded by the coding sequence ATGCCTGCCCATATGCTGGAAAACATGATGGTATGCTTAAAAGCACAGCCTGATCAGAGGAAACCAAGGCCTCAACCAGAGCAAGCTCTAAAATGTCCAAGATGTGACTCCACCAACACCAAGTTCTGTTACTACAACAACTACAGCCTCTCTCAGCCAAGATACTTCTGCAAGTCATGCAGAAGATACTGGACCAAAGGAGGAACATTGAGGAATGTCCCAGTTGGAGGAGGCTGCAGGAAGAACAAAAGATCATCATCTTCGTCATCAAAGCGGAGCCAAGATCAACCACTCACACCCAACACCAACCCACTGGGGAGCCTCCCATCCCTATCTTATGACTCTCCCAATGATCTCAGTCTTGCATTTGCTAGGCTCCAAAAACAGTCATGTGGGCATGAGTTGGGTTTCGATGACCATGAGTTCCAAATGGGAAATGCTGCCGCCACCCATTTTGATTTACTAGGAAACCCTGCAGGAATGAATGGCTCTGCAAACACGACTCCTCCTGGTTTTCTTGGTTCTCTTAGGAATGGCTTTCTTGATAGCCAGAATATTTTCCCTAATTTCTATTATGGGTATAATGATAATGTGAACATGGGAGAGGCTGACAATGGTACTGGTGGAGGTGTTGTTGGGGTTAGTGGAGAAATGGCTCTGCCATACGAAGAAATGAGCAATGCAGCAACAACAACGGCTGTGACGGTGACAACCATGAAGCAAGAATTTTGTAATGGCAGATCAGAAAATGATCAGAATCGGGTTTTGTGGGGCTTCCCTTGGCAGCTCAATGGGAATGGAAACATGGCTGATCTTGATTCCGGAAGAGAAAGCTGGAATAATGGAGCGGCTCCATCTTGGCATGGCCTCATTAACAGCCCTCTATTGTAG
- the LOC108989657 gene encoding arogenate dehydratase/prephenate dehydratase 2, chloroplastic isoform X1: MAASSIARSPVNPIVRHVICRASPSDHLSKTSLTIHGHYPKRCRHVPLLASLHGDTTRNNDRNAQALELQRVLDDFPYDVIPNDPTMLPTPLSSTQLSNSVSDGSRVRVAYQGVPGAYSESAAEKAYPNCEAVPCEQFDTAFEAVEKWLVDRAVLPIENSLGGSIHRNYDLLLRHRLHIVGEVKFAVRHCLLANHGVEVEDLKRVLSHPQALSQCEDTLSRLGLVKEAVDDTAGAAKHIASYKLKDAGAVASTTAAMIYGLNILAQDIQDDSDNVTRFLMLAREPIIPGIDRPFKTSIVFSLEEGPGVLFKALAVFALRQINLTKIESRPLRKQLLGASDDSNNGYPKYFDYLFYVDFEASMADEKAQNALRHLKEFATYLRVLGSYPVDTSMI, translated from the exons ATGGCGGCGTCTTCAATAGCACGATCCCCTGTAAACCCTATTGTCCGCCACGTCATCTGCAGAGCCTCGCCGTCCGATCACCTGTCGAAAACGAGCCTCACAATTCACGGGCATTATCCAAAACGCTGTCGTCATGTCCCGCTTCTGGCTTCTCTTCACGGGGACACCACCAGAAACAACGACAGGAATGCCCAGGCCCTCGAGTTGCAGAGGGTCCTAGATGACTTCCCGTACGACGTCATCCCCAATGACCCGACTATGCTTCCAA CGCCTTTATCTTCAACGCAATTATCTAATTCGGTATCCGATGGGTCCCGTGTTCGGGTTGCTTATCAG GGAGTTCCCGGCGCGTACAGCGAATCCGCTGCTGAGAAAGCGTACCCCAATTGCGAAGCGGTGCCCTGCGAACAATTCGACACTGCTTTTGAG GCTGTTGAAAAGTGGCTTGTGGACAGAGCAGTTTTACCAATCGAAAATTCTTTAGGTGGGAGCATTCACAGAAATTATGATCTTTTACTGCGGCACAGGTTGCATATAGTAGGTGAAGTTAAATTTGCAGTTCGCCATTGCTTATTGGCTAATCATGGTGTTGAAGTTGAAGACCTGAAAAGGGTTCTTAGTCATCCCCAG GCTCTTTCTCAGTGTGAGGACACATTATCAAGGTTGGGATTGGTCAAGGAAGCAGTTGACGACACTGCTGGAGCTGCTAAG CATATTGCATCATACAAACTAAAAGATGCAGGAGCTGTGGCTAGCACTACCGCTGCCATGATATATGGGTTGAATATACTTGCTCAAGATATTCAG GATGATTCTGATAATGTTACTCGATTTCTAATGCTAGCAAGGGAACCCATAATTCCAGGCATTGATAGGCCATTTAAG ACAAGCATCGTTTTCTCACTAGAGGAGGGTCCTGGAGTTCTTTTCAAGGCACTTGCTGTTTTTGCTTTGCGTCAAATCAACCTTACCAAG ATTGAAAGTCGTCCCCTGCGGAAGCAGCTGTTGGGAGCATCAGATGATAGCAATAATGGGTATCCAAA ATACTTTGACTATCTTTTCTATGTGGACTTTGAAGCATCAATGGCTGATGAGAAAGCACAGAATGCCCTAAGGCATCTAAAG GAGTTTGCTACCTACTTGCGAGTGCTAGGAAGTTATCCTGTGGATACTAGCATGATATAA
- the LOC108989657 gene encoding arogenate dehydratase/prephenate dehydratase 2, chloroplastic isoform X2 — translation MAASSIARSPVNPIVRHVICRASPSDHLSKTSLTIHGHYPKRCRHVPLLASLHGDTTRNNDRNAQALELQRVLDDFPYDVIPNDPTMLPTPLSSTQLSNSVSDGSRVRVAYQGVPGAYSESAAEKAYPNCEAVPCEQFDTAFEAVEKWLVDRAVLPIENSLGGSIHRNYDLLLRHRLHIVGEVKFAVRHCLLANHGVEVEDLKRVLSHPQALSQCEDTLSRLGLVKEAVDDTAGAAKHIASYKLKDAGAVASTTAAMIYGLNILAQDIQDDSDNVTRFLMLAREPIIPGIDRPFKTSIVFSLEEGPGVLFKALAVFALRQINLTKIESRPLRKQLLGASDDSNNGYFDYLFYVDFEASMADEKAQNALRHLKEFATYLRVLGSYPVDTSMI, via the exons ATGGCGGCGTCTTCAATAGCACGATCCCCTGTAAACCCTATTGTCCGCCACGTCATCTGCAGAGCCTCGCCGTCCGATCACCTGTCGAAAACGAGCCTCACAATTCACGGGCATTATCCAAAACGCTGTCGTCATGTCCCGCTTCTGGCTTCTCTTCACGGGGACACCACCAGAAACAACGACAGGAATGCCCAGGCCCTCGAGTTGCAGAGGGTCCTAGATGACTTCCCGTACGACGTCATCCCCAATGACCCGACTATGCTTCCAA CGCCTTTATCTTCAACGCAATTATCTAATTCGGTATCCGATGGGTCCCGTGTTCGGGTTGCTTATCAG GGAGTTCCCGGCGCGTACAGCGAATCCGCTGCTGAGAAAGCGTACCCCAATTGCGAAGCGGTGCCCTGCGAACAATTCGACACTGCTTTTGAG GCTGTTGAAAAGTGGCTTGTGGACAGAGCAGTTTTACCAATCGAAAATTCTTTAGGTGGGAGCATTCACAGAAATTATGATCTTTTACTGCGGCACAGGTTGCATATAGTAGGTGAAGTTAAATTTGCAGTTCGCCATTGCTTATTGGCTAATCATGGTGTTGAAGTTGAAGACCTGAAAAGGGTTCTTAGTCATCCCCAG GCTCTTTCTCAGTGTGAGGACACATTATCAAGGTTGGGATTGGTCAAGGAAGCAGTTGACGACACTGCTGGAGCTGCTAAG CATATTGCATCATACAAACTAAAAGATGCAGGAGCTGTGGCTAGCACTACCGCTGCCATGATATATGGGTTGAATATACTTGCTCAAGATATTCAG GATGATTCTGATAATGTTACTCGATTTCTAATGCTAGCAAGGGAACCCATAATTCCAGGCATTGATAGGCCATTTAAG ACAAGCATCGTTTTCTCACTAGAGGAGGGTCCTGGAGTTCTTTTCAAGGCACTTGCTGTTTTTGCTTTGCGTCAAATCAACCTTACCAAG ATTGAAAGTCGTCCCCTGCGGAAGCAGCTGTTGGGAGCATCAGATGATAGCAATAATGG ATACTTTGACTATCTTTTCTATGTGGACTTTGAAGCATCAATGGCTGATGAGAAAGCACAGAATGCCCTAAGGCATCTAAAG GAGTTTGCTACCTACTTGCGAGTGCTAGGAAGTTATCCTGTGGATACTAGCATGATATAA
- the LOC108989659 gene encoding interactor of constitutive active ROPs 3, translating into MQTPKARSGSSEVPQKVSPRAVRQLKPAALEIDSASASTQTSKASKDRSPKVIERRSPRSPASEKKRPSRISELESQVSQLREELKKAKDQLSLSESWKQQAQQDAEESKKQLSALSLKLEESQKQLLELSNSGEAGVFNLQEISQEHDRARQYELEAIQKQNSVDSAALASAMNEIQQLKFQLEMVTKSEATQTKQVELANAEMQSLKGNLAETLCLMESMKNQLQDCKESEAHAQAMVTETLLQLETAKNTVEMLRSDSMKAIEAYNSIGSELDQSRARVNLLEGLVRKLEADLKNASGELYQNPSGDEDLELKLVRNHEIEESIDSKAGLHSLKSEVARLRSALESAETKYHEEQIRSTVQIRSAYELMEQIKSGSSLREAELEAELKDTKADVEELKANLMDKETELQGVLEENEGLNSKLGKNHSYQKEYELGKELKKLNEHVADLRANLMDKETELQGIMEENGILKLEVKKREMNGAKVNDEVAAEVEAAKTAQREALVKLGIVMEEADKSNRRAVRVAEQLEAAQSANSEMEAELRKLKVQSDQWRKAAEAAAAMLSAGNNGKLMERTGSLHSNYNPVAGKISSPYSEDTEDDMLKKKNGNMLKKIGVLWKKPQK; encoded by the exons ATGCAGACCCCAAAAGCAAG AAGTGGCTCCTCAGAGGTGCCTCAAAAAGTTTCTCCTCGAGCTGTGCGCCAACTCAAGCCGGCTGCATTAGAGATTGACAGTGCATCTGCCTCAACTCAAACTAGTAAAGCATCCAAAGATAGAAGCCCAAAAGTTATTGAACGCAGGTCACCAAGAAGCCCGGCGTCTGAg AAGAAGCGCCCAAGCAGAATATCAGAATTGGAATCCCAGGTCTCTCAACTTCGGGAGGAACTGAAGAAGGCAAAAGACCAGCTGAGTTTGTCGGAATCATGGAAGCAGCAAGCGCAGCAAGATGCTGAGGAGTCCAAGAAGCAACTATCGGCCTTGTCCTTAAAGCTTGAAGAGTCCCAGAAGCAGCTTCTGGAGCTGTCCAATTCTGGGGAAGCTGGTGTGTTTAACCTCCAAGAGATCTCACAAGAACATGATCGAGCAAGGCAGTATGAGCTCGAGGCTATCCAGAAGCAGAATTCAGTTGATTCAGCTGCCTTGGCTTCTGCCATGAATGAGATTCAGCAGCTTAAGTTCCAGCTTGAAATGGTAACTAAATCTGAGGCTACACAAACCAAGCAGGTAGAATTAGCAAATGCAGAGATGCAGAGCTTGAAAGGAAACCTTGCAGAAACTCTGTGTCTTATGGAGAGCATGAAAAACCAGCTACAGGATTGCAAAGAATCAGAAGCTCATGCCCAAGCAATGGTTACTGAAACTCTGCTGCAACTGGAAACTGCTAAAAACACTGTTGAGATGCTCAGGTCGGATAGCATGAAAGCCATTGAAGCTTACAATTCCATTGGCTCCGAGCTAGACCAGTCAAGGGCACGTGTGAACTTACTAGAGGGACTTGTTAGAAAACTTGAGGCAGACCTAAAAAATGCTAGTGGTGAGCTTTATCAAAATCCTTCAGGTGATGAGGACCTTGAGCTGAAACTCGTAAGAAACCACGAGATCGAGGAATCAATAGACAGTAAAGCAGGACTTCATTCTTTGAAGTCTGAGGTGGCACGGTTAAGATCTGCTCTTGAAAGTGCTGAGACCAAATACCATGAAGAACAAATTCGAAGCACAGTGCAGATAAGAAGTGCTTACGAACTAATGGAGCAGATAAAATCTGGATCAAGTCTGAGAGAGGCTGAACTAGAGGCAGAGCTAAAAGACACAAAAGCAGATGTTGAAGAGTTGAAAGCAAATCTGATGGATAAGGAAACTGAATTACAGGGTGTTTTGGAGGAGAATGAGGGGTTGAATTCAAAACTTGGGAAGAACCACTCATACCAGAAAGAATATGAACTGGGAAAGGAGCTGAAGAAATTAAATGAACATGTTGCAGACTTGAGGGCCAATTTGATGGATAAGGAGACAGAATTACAGGGTATAATGGAGGAAAATGGAATTCTGAAATTGGAAGTCAAGAAAAGGGAAATGAACGGGGCTAAAGTGAATGATGAGGTGGCTGCAGAAGTAGAGGCAGCGAAGACTGCACAGCGAGAGGCTCTTGTGAAGCTTGGGATTGTGATGGAGGAAGCAGATAAGAGCAACAGGAGGGCAGTGAGGGTGGCTGAGCAGCTTGAGGCAGCACAATCAGCAAATTCAGAAATGGAAGCAGAGTTGAGAAAGCTGAAGGTGCAGTCTGACCAGTGGAGGAAGGCCGCAGAAGCAGCTGCAGCCATGCTTTCGGCTGGGAATAATGGGAAGCTCATGGAAAGAACTGGGTCCTTGCACAGCAACTATAATCCAGTCGCAGGGAAGATTAGCTCGCCTTACTCGGAAGACACCGAGGATGATATgctgaagaagaaaaatggtaACATGCTAAAGAAGATTGGAGTGCTGTGGAAGAAGCCACAAAAATAG